In Nitrososphaerales archaeon, the sequence GGACTACAAGGATGGTCATCGAGCATGTAAGGAGGAAGTATGGTATAGAGTACAGGGAAAGGGGCATGAGGGACGTACTTCATAAACTGGGATTCTCAAGCAAGAAGCCAAGGCCAACTCATTACAAGGCAAATAGGAAGTATTGGTCTGCTTTTAAAAAAACGCCAGTAAGACTGTCGGAGAACACTCTGCAAAAGGATACAAAACATTCTGTATTGACGAGTCAACCTACTGCATATCTCCGATAGTGAAGAAGGGATGGTATGCAAGGGGCAAATAGGTTACTGTAAAATTCAACTATACCAGAGACGTTCCGTGCCTTTGGCGTATTAGGTAATGGAGGGCTGTACCGCCAGTTCTATGAAAGGACGAATCAGTATGCATTCATTGATTTTAGTGAAGCGTTGAGGAGAAATCATAGCAAATTACCGCTGTTCTTCGATAATGCAAGATGGCATACGGGACAGAAGGTGCAGGAGTATCTGTTAAGGATGGAGCGTGATATCAAAACTGTGCTCTTTCCAAGCTATTCACCAGAACTGAATCCGATAGAGATACAGTGGAGGGAAATCAGAAAAGCATTGGGAAACAAGTTCTTCAGAGATACAGAAGAAATGATAGAGTACATGTTCAACATAGTGCCAACAAGTGCTGTTCCTATGATAAAGTTATTCTATTATCTAACGCCTTGACTATAATATGTCGCATAATTGTGTAAACATCCAATCAATCAATACTATACCCAATGATTATGCGACAAATATGACGAAACATGTAAATCGTCGGTTGTAGAGAAAAGTAACAATGGGCTTAGATCTAAAACCGCTAGTCGAACCTGCACAGATCAAACTTGAAGAGCTGTCGAACAAGGTAATTGCAATAGATGCGTATAACGCAATCTATCAGTTTCTGGCGATCATAAGGGGGCAGGCCGGAGAGCATCTTACCGATAGCTCTGGGAGGATTACAAGCCATTTGAGCGGATTGTTTTACAGGAACGTTAACCTACTATCTCTGGGTATTAAACCGGTTTATATTTTTGATGGCAAACCTCCGTCGCTAAAGTATGCAGAGATAGAGAGAAGGAGGCAGGTTAAGTTAGAGGCTACCGTAAAGTATGAACAGGCGTTGAAGGAGGGAAGGTTCGAAGAAGCAAGAAAGTATGCTCAGTTCACTTCGGTTATACAGGACTATATGATAGACGACGCAAAGAGGTTACTGAATTCATTGGGCATACCTAATGTAGACGCACCCTCTGAAGGGGAGGCCACTGCAGCAAATCTTACAATTATTGGTGTAGCATATGCATCTGCAAGCCAGGATTTTGATTCATTATTGTTTGGAGCAAAACGCTTGATCAGAAATGTGACTGTTAGCGGAAGAAGAAAGCTGCCAAACAAGCAGATATTCATAAACGTTGAACCTGAAATAATTACCATCGATCAAACCCTTCAGACGCTTGGCATAACTAGAGAACAACTTGTTGACATTGGCATTCTTATTGGCACGGACTTTAATCCAGACGGTTTTAAGGGTATAGGACCTAAGAAGGCACTTAAGATGATCAAAGAACATGGCAGACTAGAGCACATACCGGATATGAAGGATAAGTTGCAGGAAATAGATTATGAAAAAATACGTGAGATATTTCTTAAACCCAATGTTGCAAGTGTAGAGAAGTTTGATTTCAGAGATCCTGACAATGATGCTATTATACAACTGTTATGCAGAGAAAGGAACTTTTCCGAGGAAAGGGTGAATTCTGCACTTCAGAAATTAAGGAAGGCTACCAGTGCACGAAGCCAGACACTTGAGCAGTGGTTCAGTTAACATTCAAGGGGGTGGCGCAAGAATTTCATGTTCCTATACTTTGCCTCCTCGTCTCACTCTTCTTCTCGGCATCCAGTCTCTCTAGCGCATAATCTTTCAGGTCAACAAAACGCATGCCTTTCACAAGGTTTGGATGTACCCTTTCTATGGCATGGTACATCTTCTGAGCAACTTTTCTGTAATCAGGGTGTCCTTGTGGCACTGTACGCAACTCTATGAAGTGATAAGCTTCTCGTAAGTTCATTCTTATAAAGTAAGGATAGCGGTAGGCGAAATTAACAACATACTGAGCCTGATATGGTAACTTTTTTGATATCTGTTCATAC encodes:
- a CDS encoding transposase, which produces MYRQFYERTNQYAFIDFSEALRRNHSKLPLFFDNARWHTGQKVQEYLLRMERDIKTVLFPSYSPELNPIEIQWREIRKALGNKFFRDTEEMIEYMFNIVPTSAVPMIKLFYYLTP
- the fen gene encoding flap endonuclease-1, translating into MGLDLKPLVEPAQIKLEELSNKVIAIDAYNAIYQFLAIIRGQAGEHLTDSSGRITSHLSGLFYRNVNLLSLGIKPVYIFDGKPPSLKYAEIERRRQVKLEATVKYEQALKEGRFEEARKYAQFTSVIQDYMIDDAKRLLNSLGIPNVDAPSEGEATAANLTIIGVAYASASQDFDSLLFGAKRLIRNVTVSGRRKLPNKQIFINVEPEIITIDQTLQTLGITREQLVDIGILIGTDFNPDGFKGIGPKKALKMIKEHGRLEHIPDMKDKLQEIDYEKIREIFLKPNVASVEKFDFRDPDNDAIIQLLCRERNFSEERVNSALQKLRKATSARSQTLEQWFS
- a CDS encoding winged helix-turn-helix domain-containing protein; the encoded protein is TTRMVIEHVRRKYGIEYRERGMRDVLHKLGFSSKKPRPTHYKANRKYWSAFKKTPVRLSENTLQKDTKHSVLTSQPTAYLR